The Saccharopolyspora gloriosae genome has a segment encoding these proteins:
- a CDS encoding acyl-CoA dehydrogenase, producing the protein MAAEAPIGINVSAEHEPLLRRLDGITPLLNENAERSEALGRLTEVVVEALHDTGVFRVCIPRELGGYEFSPRQILDTVSRLSYADSAASWSVMALQMVTGTTAAYLGADAARDLFADVGAGRHALIAGQGTKPGTAVRADGGYRITGHWHFASGLPMASHIHTAALCAETGESLVCTLPKEHVEQVDNWDVMGLRATGSIDYRCEDVFVPSTHAYEAATTDNRHGGAMYRMGLVNMSAIFHSGWALGVGRRMLDEMKALAAKKTGGPNASVDTGQFHAEFAAAESRLRSARAWAMEVWADNEATLGRGELLSAEQETLTRLMLNNATWSAQAVGETVYKWAGTAALRRGVLQRFFRDLHAGTQHVTSGPVVLQNCGKWLSGLASESAWVFLDLNPTR; encoded by the coding sequence ATGGCCGCTGAGGCCCCGATCGGGATCAACGTCAGTGCCGAGCACGAACCGCTCTTGCGGCGGCTGGACGGCATCACCCCGCTGCTGAACGAGAACGCCGAGCGGTCCGAGGCGCTCGGCCGCCTCACCGAGGTCGTCGTGGAGGCGCTGCACGACACCGGTGTCTTCCGGGTGTGCATCCCGCGTGAACTGGGCGGCTACGAGTTCTCGCCGCGCCAGATCCTCGACACGGTTTCCCGCCTCTCCTACGCCGATTCCGCCGCGAGCTGGTCCGTGATGGCGCTGCAGATGGTGACCGGCACGACCGCCGCCTACCTCGGCGCGGACGCGGCGCGCGACCTGTTCGCCGACGTCGGCGCCGGCCGCCACGCGCTGATCGCGGGACAGGGCACCAAGCCCGGCACCGCCGTGCGGGCCGACGGGGGCTACCGCATCACCGGCCACTGGCATTTCGCATCGGGCCTGCCGATGGCCAGCCACATCCACACCGCGGCGCTGTGCGCGGAGACCGGCGAGTCGCTCGTGTGCACCTTGCCGAAGGAGCACGTGGAGCAGGTCGACAACTGGGACGTGATGGGACTCCGCGCGACCGGCAGTATCGACTACCGCTGCGAAGACGTCTTCGTGCCGAGCACGCACGCCTACGAGGCGGCCACCACGGACAACCGGCACGGCGGCGCCATGTACCGCATGGGCCTGGTGAACATGTCCGCCATCTTCCACAGCGGGTGGGCGCTCGGCGTGGGCCGCCGCATGCTCGACGAGATGAAGGCCTTGGCGGCGAAGAAAACGGGCGGCCCGAACGCCTCGGTGGACACCGGGCAGTTCCACGCCGAGTTCGCCGCGGCGGAGAGCAGGCTCCGCTCGGCGCGCGCCTGGGCGATGGAGGTCTGGGCCGACAACGAGGCGACGCTGGGCCGCGGTGAGCTCCTCAGCGCCGAGCAGGAGACCCTGACGCGGCTGATGTTGAACAACGCCACGTGGTCGGCGCAGGCCGTCGGCGAGACCGTCTACAAGTGGGCGGGCACGGCGGCGTTGCGGCGTGGAGTGCTGCAGCGGTTCTTCCGCGACCTCCACGCAGGCACCCAGCACGTCACTTCAGGCCCGGTGGTCTTGCAGAACTGCGGAAAGTGGCTGAGCGGCCTGGCCTCGGAGTCGGCTTGGGTGTTCTTGGATCTGAACCCGACCAGATGA
- a CDS encoding DUF4190 domain-containing protein, with the protein MTHSRSSHSSDRSNDPRNPQDPRGPQDAQGSRGSHDTEQRPDEVDRGGEHTSWTTGTPTSVAPAKTSPVAVFALVFGLLALFCALTAVLLPLAIVFGIVAIVLGIIGRKKGTQAQRTGKGVAMGGLILGAIALVLGILGAIALVMGMTNPDIMGPVQEQMNNVMPPG; encoded by the coding sequence ATGACGCATTCGCGCAGCTCGCACAGCTCAGACCGCTCGAACGACCCACGGAACCCGCAGGACCCGCGCGGCCCGCAGGACGCACAGGGCTCACGCGGCTCGCACGACACCGAGCAACGGCCGGACGAGGTCGACAGGGGCGGTGAACACACCTCGTGGACCACCGGCACGCCCACCTCGGTGGCTCCCGCGAAGACCAGTCCCGTCGCCGTGTTCGCCCTGGTGTTCGGGTTGCTCGCCCTCTTCTGCGCCCTGACGGCCGTGCTCCTGCCGTTGGCGATCGTGTTCGGGATCGTCGCCATCGTTCTCGGCATCATCGGACGCAAGAAGGGCACCCAAGCGCAACGCACCGGCAAGGGCGTCGCCATGGGAGGCCTGATCCTGGGCGCCATCGCGCTGGTCCTAGGCATCTTGGGGGCCATCGCACTCGTCATGGGCATGACGAACCCCGACATCATGGGGCCGGTCCAGGAGCAGATGAACAACGTGATGCCCCCGGGGTGA
- a CDS encoding DUF3558 family protein, which translates to MKVSVARIGAARLGMAGLAVAAAVSLAGCGQGVQVESPKDPSNESPCDLVPSQTIHELGFHEEGEETADGCAWKSAGGGVELAIGVVADRSLQDFRDESTKYSDFGELTVAAHPAVRANSGDPKADGKCELVVAANGEQAVSAKAKIPSGATADPCALAQRALDAGVPSWPAAE; encoded by the coding sequence GTGAAGGTTTCGGTGGCCCGCATCGGAGCGGCCCGGCTCGGAATGGCCGGCCTCGCCGTAGCCGCCGCGGTGTCGCTGGCCGGCTGCGGCCAAGGCGTGCAGGTCGAATCCCCGAAGGATCCGAGCAACGAGTCCCCGTGCGACCTGGTGCCCTCCCAGACCATCCACGAACTGGGTTTCCACGAGGAAGGTGAGGAGACCGCCGACGGTTGCGCATGGAAGAGCGCCGGGGGCGGCGTGGAGCTGGCGATCGGTGTGGTGGCGGACCGCTCCCTGCAGGATTTCCGCGACGAGTCCACGAAGTACTCCGACTTCGGTGAGCTGACCGTCGCCGCGCACCCGGCGGTCCGCGCCAACTCGGGCGACCCGAAGGCGGACGGCAAGTGCGAGCTCGTCGTGGCGGCCAACGGCGAGCAGGCCGTCTCGGCGAAGGCGAAGATTCCCAGCGGTGCCACCGCGGACCCGTGCGCACTCGCCCAGCGAGCCCTCGACGCAGGCGTCCCCTCCTGGCCCGCAGCGGAGTGA
- a CDS encoding cytochrome P450: protein MQTSEPYVLDPDATDIHAEGARIRERGPLTEVVLPGEVVAWSISDPAMLRQVLTDPRVSKDPNQHWPAWINGEVSADWPLMAWVARQDMLTAYGPDHRRLRSLVSKAFTARRVEALRPWIERIVGELLDELAADGAGVVDLRHRFAYPLPIEVICQLVGFSEGDARAELRRFTDVIISTTSEPGAAAAAADVGRNLFVELIAAKRRDPGDDLTSALLTIRDENDSRLSGEELISTLLLLVGAGHDTTANLLDHAVVALLTHPDQLALVRSGQCGWGDVIEEALRWQPPISVIPLRYAVDDIALGEVTIRAGEAILPAFGSANRCPRSHRDADRFDITRGDKEHLSFGHGTHFCLGSSLARLEAALALPALFARYPDLALAVRPDELRPNPSFIANGHRELPVHLGL from the coding sequence ATGCAGACGTCCGAGCCGTACGTCCTCGATCCGGACGCGACCGACATTCACGCCGAAGGCGCCCGGATTCGCGAGCGCGGCCCGCTCACCGAGGTCGTGCTGCCGGGCGAGGTCGTGGCCTGGTCCATCTCGGATCCGGCGATGCTGCGCCAGGTGCTGACCGACCCGCGCGTGTCGAAGGACCCGAACCAGCACTGGCCTGCCTGGATCAACGGCGAGGTGTCCGCGGACTGGCCGCTGATGGCCTGGGTCGCGAGGCAGGACATGCTCACCGCGTACGGCCCCGACCATCGGCGGTTGCGCTCGCTGGTGTCGAAGGCCTTCACGGCTCGCCGTGTCGAGGCCCTGCGCCCGTGGATCGAGCGGATCGTTGGGGAACTGCTCGACGAGCTCGCTGCCGACGGTGCGGGCGTCGTTGATCTCCGCCATCGGTTCGCCTACCCGCTGCCGATCGAAGTGATCTGCCAGCTGGTGGGTTTCTCCGAAGGCGACGCGCGCGCGGAGCTGCGGCGCTTCACCGACGTCATCATCTCCACCACGTCCGAACCCGGTGCGGCGGCGGCCGCCGCCGACGTCGGGCGGAACCTGTTCGTCGAGCTCATCGCCGCGAAACGGCGCGATCCCGGCGATGACCTGACGAGCGCGCTGCTCACGATCCGCGACGAGAACGACTCCCGGCTCTCCGGAGAGGAGCTGATCTCCACGTTGCTGCTGCTCGTCGGAGCCGGTCACGATACGACCGCCAACCTCCTCGACCACGCGGTCGTCGCCCTGCTCACCCACCCGGACCAGCTCGCACTGGTCCGGTCCGGACAGTGCGGCTGGGGCGACGTGATCGAGGAGGCACTGCGCTGGCAGCCGCCGATCTCGGTGATCCCGCTGCGTTACGCCGTCGATGACATCGCCCTCGGCGAGGTGACCATCCGAGCGGGGGAGGCGATCCTGCCCGCTTTCGGGAGTGCCAACCGCTGTCCACGATCGCACCGGGACGCCGACCGCTTCGACATCACTCGCGGCGACAAGGAGCACCTGTCCTTCGGGCACGGCACGCACTTCTGCCTCGGCTCGTCGCTGGCCCGCCTGGAGGCGGCGCTCGCATTACCGGCTCTGTTCGCGCGCTACCCCGACCTGGCGCTCGCGGTGCGACCGGACGAGCTCCGCCCCAACCCGTCGTTCATCGCCAATGGCCACCGCGAACTCCCCGTCCACTTAGGACTATGA